In a single window of the Nicotiana tomentosiformis chromosome 10, ASM39032v3, whole genome shotgun sequence genome:
- the LOC104094911 gene encoding mitochondrial outer membrane protein porin of 36 kDa-like, translated as MVMGPGLYSDIGKKARDLLYRDYVSDHKFTVTTYTSNGVAITSSGVKKGEFLLADVNTQLKNKNFTTDVKVDTNSNVYTTITVDEPAPGLKTIFSFVVPDQKSGKVELQYLHEYAGISTSIGLAASPLVNFSGVAGNNKIALGTDLSFDTSSGNFTKCNAGLNFTTSDLIASLALNDKADTLTASYYHTVNPLTNTAVGAELTHSFSSNENTMTIGTHHSLDPLTTVKARVNSYGKASALIQHEWRPKSLFTISGEVDTRAIEKSAKVGLAVALKQ; from the exons ATGGTGATGGGTCCAGGTCTTTATTCCGACATCGGCAAGAAAGCCAGAG ATCTTTTATACAGGGATTATGTCAGTGACCATAAGTTTACCGTTACTACTTACACTTCAAACGGAGTG GCCATTACTTCATCTGGTGTGAAGAAAGGCGAGTTCCTTTTAGCTGATGTAAACACTCAGCTGAAGAACAAAAACTTCACCACTGATGTAAAAGTGGACACCAATTCGAAT GTCTACACTACCATTACTGTTGATGAACCTGCACCTGGACTGAAGACGATCTTCAGCTTTGTTGTTCCAGATCAGAAATCTGGAAAG GTAGAGCTCCAGTACTTGCATGAGTATGCCGGAATCAGTACTAGCATTGGACTTGCAGCAAGTCCTTTAGTCAACTTCTCTGGTGTTGCCGGCAACAATAAGATTGCATTGGGCactgatctttcatttgataccTCGTCAGGCAATTTCACGAAATGCAATGCCGGTTTGAATTTCACCACTTCCGATTTGATCGCGTCCTTAGCATT GAATGACAAGGCTGATACGCTCACTGCATCCTACTACCACACCGTGAATCCGTTGACCAATACAGCTGTTGGTGCAGAGTTGACTCACAGCTTCTCAAGCAACGAGAACACTATGACCATTGGAACACATCATTCCTTGGACCCACTGACCACAGTGAAGGCTCGGGTTAACAGCTATGGTAAGGCAAGTGCTCTCATTCAGCACGAGTGGCGTCCAAAATCCCTCTTTACAATCTCTGGCGAAGTGGACACCAGGGCAATTGAAAAGAGCGCCAAGGTTGGATTGGCTGTAGCGCTCAAACAATGA